A single Diceros bicornis minor isolate mBicDic1 chromosome 7, mDicBic1.mat.cur, whole genome shotgun sequence DNA region contains:
- the LOC131408137 gene encoding mas-related G-protein coupled receptor member X2-like, producing MDPTVTAWGTEYTAVNGSGQALPQTCSMETVVQASLTFIIALVGLAGNGIVLWLLGFHMRRNAFTVYILNLAGADFLFLSLLIIRSLVLLTNFFRSSSISIPKFLTPVFTFVYIVGLSVLSAISTERCLSVLCPIWYRCRRPRHTSAVMCALLWALSLLLSVLRGEYCGFLFSDGDVGWCRVIDFISAAWLIFLFVLLSGCSLALPTRLLWGSQQVQLTRLYLTIVLTALVFLFCGLPLGIHWFLVFWIQGGFDMFSLHLYLVTMFLSCVNSSTNPVIYFFVGSFRRRQRRRRQRRQTLKLVLQRALQDTPEVAESGGSFPQEPLEMSGSSVVS from the coding sequence ATGGATCCAACTGTCACAGCCTGGGGGACCGAATACACAGCAGTGAATGGAAGTGGCCAGGCTCTACCTCAAACTTGCAGCATGGAGACTGTGGTCCAGGCCTCGCTGACCTTCATCATCGCCCTGGTCGGGCTGGCAGGAAACGGGATTGTCCTGTGGCTCCTGGGCTTCCACATGCGGAGGAACGCCTTCACTGTCTACATCCTCAACCTGGCCGGAGCtgacttcctcttcctctccttgctGATTATACGTTCCCTGGTGTTACTCACCAACTTCTTCCGTTCCAGCTCCATCTCCATCCCCAAGTTTTTGACCCCTGTGTTTACTTTTGTCTACATTGTGGGCCTGAGCGTTCTCAGTGCCATTAGCACCGAGCGCTGCCTGTCGGTCCTGTGTCCCATCTGGTACCGCTGCCGCCGCCCCAGACACACGTCAGCTGTCATGTGTGCCCTGCTCTGGGCCCTGTCCCTGCTGCTGAGTGTCCTGAGAGGGGAGTACTGTGGCTTTCTATTTAGCGATGGTGACGTGGGTTGGTGTCGGGTAATTGATTTCATCTCCGCCGCGTGGCTCATTTTCTTATTTGTGCTTCTCTCCGGGTGCAGCCTGGCCCTGCCGACCAGACTGCTGTGGGGCTCCCAGCAGGTGCAGCTGACCAGGCTGTATCTGACCATCGTGCTCACAGCGCTTGTCTTCCTCTTCTGTGGCCTGCCGTTGGGCATCCACTGGTTTCTCGTATTCTGGATTCAGGGTGGTTTTGATATGTTCTCCTTACATCTTTATCTGGTTACAATGTTCCTGTCCTGTGTCAACAGCAGCACCAACCCCGTCATTTACTTCTTCGTTGGCTCCTTTAgacggcggcagcggcggcggcggcagcggcggcagaCCCTCAAGTTGGTTCTCCAGAGGGCTCTGCAGGACACCCCTGAGGTGGCCGAAAGTGGAGGCAGCTTTCCTCAGGAACCCCTGGAGATGTCCGGAAGCAGTGTGGTGTCCTGA